From the Ferrigenium kumadai genome, one window contains:
- a CDS encoding IS1595 family transposase, with protein sequence MIWVARLHCRRWGDRDKVVCPHCGVIGRHYYRRTRRQWRCADCDGYFSVTTGTPFQDRKLEFKRLLLGITEYISSANGISLHALSSKMNVQVKTAQAFVGKLREVMWASRPQVQLTGVVQIDGGHFGGRPRHGRLRTNSNAAITAHVEDKLLKKKKRKGRSLANARRFQKRRVVMVLRELHPDPKIGATKTIVAISMSENEVDAIQLARTYIKPGSLVMTDENPAYNQLSCWYEHKTVQHAVEFSTVDGINDNQAESYFSRLRRHVKGVSHRIEPKYMADIAVEMAWREDVRRKTHGQKFESLLKATFSHGLSKWWRGYWQGFKRDGELLWAAMQAPAA encoded by the coding sequence ATCATCTGGGTTGCGCGACTTCACTGTCGCCGATGGGGAGATCGCGATAAAGTCGTGTGCCCGCATTGCGGTGTTATTGGACGCCATTATTACCGCAGAACAAGAAGGCAATGGCGTTGCGCAGATTGTGATGGTTATTTCTCGGTTACAACTGGCACTCCGTTCCAGGATCGGAAACTTGAATTCAAGCGTCTACTGCTAGGCATAACAGAATATATATCCAGCGCAAATGGAATTTCCCTGCATGCGCTGTCGAGCAAAATGAATGTTCAGGTTAAGACCGCGCAAGCCTTTGTGGGCAAACTGCGTGAAGTAATGTGGGCATCGCGCCCACAAGTTCAACTTACAGGTGTCGTACAAATCGATGGCGGACATTTTGGTGGGCGTCCGCGTCATGGCCGGCTTCGGACAAACTCCAATGCAGCAATCACGGCCCATGTGGAGGATAAACTTCTGAAAAAGAAAAAACGTAAAGGTAGGAGCTTGGCCAATGCTCGTCGTTTCCAGAAGCGTCGTGTCGTCATGGTGCTACGGGAATTACACCCGGATCCCAAGATCGGTGCCACAAAAACTATTGTGGCAATCAGCATGTCGGAGAATGAAGTCGATGCCATCCAGCTTGCCCGGACCTATATCAAGCCAGGTTCGCTAGTGATGACCGATGAAAATCCAGCGTACAACCAACTCTCCTGTTGGTACGAACATAAGACGGTTCAGCATGCAGTGGAGTTTTCTACCGTCGATGGTATCAACGATAATCAGGCGGAGAGTTATTTTTCAAGGTTGAGACGCCATGTCAAAGGTGTGTCGCACCGAATAGAACCGAAGTATATGGCGGATATTGCTGTCGAAATGGCGTGGCGGGAGGATGTGCGGCGCAAAACACATGGGCAGAAGTTCGAGTCCCTGTTAAAGGCAACTTTTTCGCACGGACTGTCCAAGTGGTGGCGCGGATACTGGCAAGGTTTTAAGCGCGACGGTGAGTTACTTTGGGCTGCCATGCAGGCACCGGCTGCGTAA
- a CDS encoding helix-turn-helix domain-containing protein, whose protein sequence is MNPFSIYFHDLRRRYRISQRELANLIGYEQGYISGLEIGRKGPPNEEFVSKLIMGLNLDAEEQAALRQVVQESQRKYVLPSDASADVFRMVYELWGEMESLHPAQIRMIRDVLHLRNDLSAPNRAESGRTLQKGKIQGAKM, encoded by the coding sequence TTGAACCCTTTCTCAATTTATTTCCACGACCTGCGCAGGCGCTATCGCATCAGCCAGAGGGAGCTCGCTAACCTGATCGGCTACGAGCAGGGTTACATTTCCGGTTTGGAAATAGGCAGGAAGGGACCGCCTAACGAAGAGTTCGTCTCCAAGCTCATCATGGGATTAAATCTGGATGCCGAAGAACAGGCGGCATTACGTCAGGTAGTACAAGAATCCCAACGCAAATACGTACTCCCTAGTGACGCTTCGGCAGATGTGTTCAGGATGGTCTATGAGCTCTGGGGTGAAATGGAAAGCCTTCATCCTGCACAAATCAGGATGATCCGCGACGTTTTGCACTTACGGAATGACCTAAGCGCGCCAAACCGGGCAGAGTCTGGCCGCACCCTACAAAAGGGAAAAATACAGGGGGCGAAAATGTAA